The region TTTCAAGAAGCTCATTGTGCGTGCCCATTTCTACGATCTCCCCTGCGTCCAACACAATAATTTTATCTGCTTTTTTTATGGTTGCCAGTCGGTGAGCGATAACTATGGAGGTACGTCCTTCGGTAATGATATCGGTAGCATCTTGGATCAATTGCTCACTATAAGAGTCTACAGAACTTGTGGCTTCATCAAGAATTAAAACGCTAGGATTAGACACATAAGCTCTTAGAAAAGCAATCAACTGACGCTGTCCAGAACTCAACATCACTCCTCGTTCCTTCACGTTGTATTGATAGCCATTAGGCAAGGTCATGATAAATTTATGAACCCCTATTTTCTTTGCAGCTTGTATCACATCTTCTTCCGTTATTTCTGGATTTTGAAGTGTAATATTGTTTAAAACAGTATCTGCAAACAAGAAAACGTCTTGCAGCACCACAGCTATTTGTGACCTGAGTGATGCTAATTGGTACGCTTTCGCGGAAGCGGAATCAATTAAAATCTCTCCACTGTTAATTTCATAGAAACGAGATAACAAATTGATGATCGTAGATTTCCCTGCTCCAGTGGCGCCGACTATAGCGACCGTTTCTCCTGCAGCTACATTAAAACTCAGGTTTTTCAAGACCAACTCATTTTCTACATAACCAAAATCTACATTTTTAAATTCGATGTTCCCTTGAAGATCTGAAGCGATCAATTCCCCATTATCTTCTATTTGAGATGTGGTATCCAAGATTCCAAAAACACGATTTGCAGCCACCATTCCCATTTGTAGGGTATTGAATTTATCGGCAATCTGTCGTAAAGGTCTAAAAAGCTTTTGAGAAAGATCAATAAACATCACGATGGTACCTATCTCTATCATTTTCACTTCAGCACCTATATTCATCACCACACCTATATATACGATAAGACCAATGGTGATACTAGAAGCCATCTCTGCAATAGGAAAGAAAATGGAGTTGTACCAAACCGTCTTTACCCAGGCAACTCTATGTTTGTTATTGATCTCTTTAAACTGCTCGTACTCCACTTTTTCACGGTTGAAGATTTGTACAATCTTCATTCCCGTCACTCGTTCTTGAACAAAAGAATTGAGATTACTTACTTGACTGCGCACTTCCTCAAAGGCTACTTTCATTGCTTTTTGAAAAACTCTAGTAGCATAAAGAATGAACGGCATAACAATCAATGCTATCAACGTGAGTGTCCAACTAGAATAAGCCATAAAAATAAGGACAACTACCATTTTTAATAAGTCTGAGATGATCACAAATAGTCCCTGAGAAAAAATACTAGCAATAGTTTCAATATCACTCACCGCTCTAGTCACTAATTTCCCTACAGCACTTTTATCAAAATACTGCATTTTGAACCCCATCATGTGATTGAAAAGCTTCAACCTTAAATCTCTAATCACTTGCTGTCCCAACCAGTTAGCATAATAGATAAAACTGAGTTGTAAAAGCACTTCTGCTACAAGAACTGCAATCATCAATACCATGAGCCCTATAAAACCGCCATATTCTATACCCATAATGGTGTTGAGCCCATCAAATTCTCTCGTGATAATGTGATTATCTATTGCAACCTTAATTAAATAAGGCATTCCTATGGCAACAATAGCTATCAAAATGGCACTAAGGGCCACAAAGTAATAGGTAAGTCGGTAGGGTCTTGTAAAAGACAGTAGCCTTTTAAAAACCCCTAAGTTAAAAGCGTTACCTGAAGTTGATGCCATATTATTTTAATAAATGCGCGATTTTTAAACGCAATTCTTCTTCTTTTTGAGTGCCGATAACATACTGCTTATCGGCAGTTTTGATATGTATTCCCTTAGAACCTCTAACATTGTAAATCGTCCCATAACTGGTCCATATTCTAATCCCCCAACCGCCTACAAATCCATAATCGACAATTTGTGCTTGTTGTAAACCATCCCAAAAAAATTCTCTTTTTAAAAATGGAAAAAAGGAAACCCTTATTTTCTCATCAGTGATGGTTGTGGTCATTTTAGATGTTAAAAATAAAACCAAAATACCTACGACTAGGACACTTGTGATAATTTTATCAATAGTCCATTGATCTACAAAACTTTCTGACCAATTAAAAAAGGATACTGGAATCAACAATAGACCTAGAACAATTATCCAAAGCCACCACTGGTCAAATTTTTGAGTTTCTTGAAATAGGATCTTATCTTTCATAAAAACAGCTCTTTAGGATAATGGATTTGTGTCAAAAACAAGCCTTCAGCAGGAGCACTTGCACCGGCTTGACCTCGGTCTTTTGACTCAATAATTTTATGCATGTCTTCTACAGTCTTTTTACCATAGCCTATATCTAATAAAGTCCCTACAATTGCCCTTACCATGTTGCGTAAGAATCGGTTTGCTGTGATATGAAAAATTACTTTATGCTCTTGGAATTCAAAATGAGCTTCGGTAAGATCACATATAAAAGTTTTTACATCTGTATTGGTCCTAGAAAAACATTCAAAATCTTTGTATTGAGGTAGGATTGCAGCAGCTTGTTGCATCAGTTCAAAGTCTGGCTTTCTAAAAAGCACGTATGCCTGGCGCACTTGAAACGGATCTGGTCGCAATAAAAAATGATATTCGTAAGAACGCTTATAGGCATGAAAACGAGCATGAGCATTCTCAGTGACAGGTTTGATATTGTATACGGCGATATCTTTAGGTATCCATCTGTTCAATCGGTACACTAAATGTTTTAAATCTATTTCACCTGCAACATCAAAATGAGCAATCATACAGGCTGCATGAACTCCAGCATCAGTTCTTCCAGCACCTTGAACGACTATTTTTTCACGTAACATTTTTTGCAAGCCATCTTCCAGTACTTCTTGCACAGAAATACTTTGCGGCTGTCTCTGCCATCCATGATAGGCAGTACCGTCGTAAGCCAGCTCTATAAAATATCTTGATTTTTCTTGCATTGGGACAAAGATAAGATTTAAGACCGCTGCGCTGAAAGAATATAGAATCAAGATTAATTTATGATGGAGATTTTAATGAATATCCGGTAAATTATAGCACTGCGCCATATATATGGCGACAACAGGCTTTTTTGCATTCTCATATGCGGACTGAAGTCCGCACCTTTGAACCGAGCAGTCTGTTGTTATCTTAACTCAACAACTCACAAACTCACAGCTCAAAGCTCAAAGCTCAAAGACTCATCAACTCACAGCTCACAATCTCACCATTCCAAATGCGGACTGAAGTCCGCCGCTCGGAACAAGGCCGCTTGTCGGTCGTCAGTCGTCACGAGAGTTCCCAAAGGAAACGCGAGCAGTCTGTTGTCATTTTCACTCACAAGACTCACAGCTCAAAGCTCAAAGCTCACAGACTCACAGACTCACAGCTCACCAACTCAAAAACTCACCAACTCACTGCTCACAAACTCAAAGACTATATTTACCTTTGTACCATGAAAATCCTACTCCTTTCTGACACCCACAGTCACCTAGATGATTTTATAATCAAATACGTCAACCAAGCCGATGAAGTATGGCATGCTGGAGATATAGGCGATTTAAAAGTTACCGATCAAATAGCAGCGCTAAAACCCTTAAGAGCCGTTTACGGCAATATTGATGATGACCAAGCACGAATGCAATTCCCTTTAAACAATAGATTTAATTGTGAAGGAATGGATATTTGGATCACTCATATAGGTGGCTATCCTGGAAGGTACAACCAGCGTGTACGATCTGAGATTTACAGCAACCCACCAGATCTATTTATTTGTGGCCACTCACATATTCTTAAAGTGATCAATGACAAAAAGATCAATTGCCTACACATGAATCCGGGGGCGATAGGAATGCACGGTTTTCATAAAAAACGCACGATGTTAAGATTTGAAATCAATGATGGAAAGATTAGTGATCTTGAAGTGGTGGAGAAAGATCGATAGGTCAGCTTATGCTATTACTCCAGTAGAAATCATTATCTATTTACTGAATTTTAATCAAAATTTAGATAAAAGTCTCGCTTTGGCGAAAGCGAAACAGCGCAAAAAAACTCTATAAAAAACAAAAACCTGCAAGGTGGCGCCTCGCAGGTTTTCTCACTAATATTACTAAGATTATTCTGTTTATCGCAATCGATCAGCAGATTTTACGAGTTGTTCATCCTTTCTTATTGCCTTGTTAGCCAAGACGATTAAAACGATAGATAGGATAGGAATGAACATCCCAATGCCTTTCTCTGAAACCGCCGTTTCTCCAGACATCATTAGCGATTGATATACATAAACTCCTAGTATAAAAAGATTCAATAACAAATTTAAACGGTTCACAACAGTCTGTAATTGCCTGTTTCTAAAAAGAAACACCGCGATCACGGACATTAATGCGCTTCCCATAAAGATACCAAAATACAAACTTTCATCCATACCTACAAACTCATTTCCTTCTCCATTTAAAAAATACTCCACAACCCAAATGAGTACGCCAGAAACCAGCGCGGCAAGAAGTAAATAAAAAGTTTGTATGCGTTGTATCATTTCATGCTATTTTCAAAAGCAAAGCAAAAATAGAACTTAATACTAAATAAAGTCCCAAATATCAGATCAAATTAATTGGAAATTTCATTTTATGAAGGGATAAAACTCCACCCCAACTTGACTTCTACGGCGCACTGGATAAATCACTAGGCTTGGACTTTCTACCCCATCAAAAGAATTATAGGCCCTATTTATTATCAAGCATTTTTAAAATGATTTACTATAACACGTTAAAAAAACAACACATATTAATTTTTTAATGTATCATTGCAATGCAGATAAGCTAACTCACTCTTTATAGGTTATCTAGCAGTTTAAAATTTTTCTGATAAATTTTAAACTTAAATTTCTCCTGATAACAATTTTACATTTCAATTCTATACATGTTTCAAATAGCTGATTTAAAATCTAAAAAACTTCCTGAATTACAGGATATCGCAAAAGGACTAAATGTTCCGAAATTCAAACAACTGCGAAAACTAGATCTAGTTTACAAAATTCTTGACTTACAAGCTTCCAACCCAGAAGTAGTTAAAAACTTAGATCCTGAAGTCACCACTCCAGTAGCAATCACTGCTCCTGAAACTTCAGATAACAAAACCAACATTCCTCCTACTAGCGATGTTCTTAAAAAAGAACCGCAAAAAAGAGAACCAAAACCTAGCAACGAGAAAGCTCCTAGAAGTGAAAGCTCTGGAACAGACGAGACGAGCAAGGATAAAAATGACAGAAAACCTCGCGAACCTAGACCGAGGAAAGAAACAAACAAGCCGAATCCGCGTAGACCTCGTAACGAGAAAAACGATACAACTGACAATAAGAACGAGAGTAACGAGTCAGAGGATAGTAAAAATGGTAACCGCAAGGATAATCGCAACGATAATAACAGCGATAAAAATGACAGCCGTACGAGCAGCAGCAGCCGTCAAAAAAATCCGCGAAGTAATAGCAATACCAACCAGAGTAACGTGCCAAAAGGTAATAAGGACACTCGCAATCGTTACCGTGACCCAGATTTTGAATTTGACGGTATTATAGAAAGTGAAGGTGTTCTAGACATGATGCCAGACGGTTATGGATTCCTACGCAGTAGTGACTATAATTACCTAGCTAGTCCTGATGACATTTATGTATCCCAATCACAAATCAGACTTTTTGGATTAAAAACTGGAGATACGGTTTTAGGAATGGTACGCCCACCTAAAGAAGGAGAAAAATACTTTCCTTTAATTAAAATATCACAAATCAATGGACTTGATCCTAAGGTAATAAGAGACCGTGTCGCTTTTGAACACTTGACACCTCTTTTTCCAGATGAGAAGTTTAACCTTGCCGACAGACGCGCTAGTATTTCTACTCGTGTTATGGATCTTTTTGCTCCTATAGGTAAAGGACAACGAGGTATGATTGTCGCACAACCTAAAACAGGTAAAACAATGTTGCTCAAGGATATTGCAAATGCTATCGCTGCAAATAATCCTGAAGTGTACCAATTAATCCTTTTGATCGATGAGCGTCCTGAAGAGGTAACTGACATGCAACGTAACGTTGATGGAGAAGTAATTGCCTCTACATTTGATAAAGAAGCACACGACCATGTAAAAGTGGCTAACATTGTTCTTGAAAAAGCAAAACGTATGGTAGAATGTGGTCACGATGTAGTGATCTTACTAGATTCTATTACAAGACTTGCGCGTGCCTACAACACGGTACAACCCGCAAGTGGTAAAGTTCTATCTGGTGGTGTAGATGCAAATGCATTACACAAACCTAAGCGCTTCTTTGGAGCGGCTCGTAACATTGAAGGTGGTGGATCACTATCTATCATTGCAACAGCACTAACAGAGACAGGCTCTAAAATGGACGAGGTCATCTTTGAAGAATTCAAAGGAACCGGTAACATGGAATTACAACTGGATAGAAACATATCTAACCGTCGGGTATTCCCTGCCATCGACCTTACCTCATCTTCCACACGTCGCGATGACTTATTGCTCGATGAAAAAACGATGAAACACATGTGGATTTTACGCAAGTATCTCGCTGATATGAATCCAGTAGAAGCTATGGAGTTTATCTCACAAAAAATGAAGAAAACTCGTAATAACGAGGAGTTCCTTGCTACTATGAATGAATAGTGCCACAATATAAATGATAATGCCCTGCTTTTTGTGGGGCATTTTTTGTTTTTTTAAGCCTCTTGTTGTTATTAAGTTAGCTCAAGGCGAAAGCGGAATTACAATAAACTACATAGAAAGCAGTAACTTTACTATCTGATATTAACTAAAACTAAACCAACGTTGATCGCTGCCCACTAAGATTTGAGATGCATAAAACCTCAGATCACACCATGAGTAAAGCTTCTCATCGTCCTTCTAATACATCGTATCTAATGAAGACTCTTTTTTTATCACTGACCATTGTTTCTTGCTTTATTACACAAGCTCAAAACCAAGAAACCACAGCTAACACCATAGATGTGCAGTTCAAAAACCTTATTGAAGAATCTAATGATTTCCAAGAGTACAAGGTCATAGAGCAAGCACAAATCAATCAGCTGCGTAAGAATACCAACGAGCATATTCAAAAATTAAACGAGAACATCTCTTCATTAGAGGCTTCTATCACCACTAAAGACAATAAGATTGGATCTCTAGAAAAAGAACTTGCTGAAGCAAATAAGGAGCTTTCCAAGGTAAAAGCAGAGAGAAACTCGATGAATTTTCTTGGAATCCAAACCAACAAAGGAGTTTACAATACTATTGTATGGGCAATTGTCGGTGTTTTAGGATTCTTATTTGTTTTGATGAGCATGCGATTTAAAAGTAGTAATGCTACTACAAAAGCAGCAAAAAACGAACTTAAATTAGTAGAAGATGAGCTAGAGGACTTACGTCACAAATCTATAGAAAAAGTGCAAAAACTAGGAAGAGAACTCCAAGATGAGCGCAATAAACTCTCCAAACTAAAAGGAGAAAAATAATTTGATTACAAAGCATTTGGAAAGCGACTATATATTAAATACAGTCGCTTTTTTTTATGACATTAATTCTCACTAGTTTGTCTTTGCAATCAGCTAAGCAATACCTCTATTTAAACTTCTTTTTGCAATTCTCTTATCTTAACAACCCCACACAAGAAAGTATAGGATTAAGTAAGCAGGCTAAAGGAAGGCGATACACTTCTCCTAAGCAGAGAAGCCCTCATGATGTGCTATCAACTCCAAATTAAAATTTTATTTAGCAAATCATAGGTCCCGATATTTTTTAAAAGAAAATGAAATCTTATCTACGCAGCTTGCCTGCGTATCATAAGGGATACTAATTGTTAAACCTATATCAACTCACAGTTATTTAAGAAGATCAAAAAAGCAGTTTCTTATTTTCTTTTTAAAATAAGGAATATGACAACTGTAAAAACTAAAAAATACCTCAACGCCTTATTAGAGAAAACCTACGATGCACAACGTGGCTACTCAAATGCTGCCGAAGTAACTAACCACGTACAATTAAAAAGATGGCTCGCACAACAAGGGGTAAGACGTACTGAATTTGCTGCCGTGCTCACCGGAGAAATGAAAAGAATCAACAAAACACCCGAATTGGACGGTTCTTTCACTGGAGATATGCATAGAGGATGGATGAATATCAAAGTTGCCTTAAGTTTACATAAAGACGAGTCTATTTTAGAAGAGTGTCTCACTGGAGAAAAATATGCCTTTCAAGAATACGGTAAAGTTTTAGAAAACAAAGACGAATTACCTCCTAGCGTTGTTTCCATACTTCAATCACAAAAAGATGAAATACAATCTACAGTAAATGAAATCATGTCTTTAGAAGATGTAGCGCATAAGCAACATCTGTAAAATTACCCTAGACAAAACTACTACACCAGCGATTTTTTCATGCCTCATTATACCGTTTTAACATATTTTAACATTTACTGGTTTAATACAATAAGTAACTTGTGTTTTAAACCCAAATCATAGTATTCATGAATTTAGTTAAGTTTCTAGCATCGGCGGTTGTAGTAATCGCTTTTATCTCTTGTAACAATGATTCACAAGAAACGCAAACAGGTAAAAACAGCTTCACCACTGAAATCTCAATACCATTTGAGAAACATACCTTAGATAATGGTTTAACAGTTCTTTTTCACGAAGACAAATCAGACCCCGTTGTTGCTGTAGCCCTAACTGCTCATGTAGGAAGTGCAAGGGAAAAAGAAGGTAAAACTGGTTTTGCACATCTTTTTGAACATCTATTATTCTTAGAGTCAGAAAACTTAGGCAAAGGCGGTCTCGATGCTATGAGCGCAAGAATAGGTGGCGCCGGCGCAAATGGATCTACCAGCCGCGATGTAACTAATTATTACCAAACTGTTCCTAAAGATGCTTTAGAAAAAATGATCTGGGCCGAAGCAGATAAATTAGGTTACTTTATAAATACCGTGACTGATCCAGTTCTTGCAAAGGAAAAACAAGTCGTAAAAAATGAAAAAAGACAAAGCGTAGACAACAACGCTTACGGTCATGAATCTTACGTAGTAGGTAAAAACCTATATCCTGAAGGACATCCATACAATTGGCAAGTGATAGGTTCTTTAGACGATTTACAAAACGCATCTCTTCAAGATGTAAAGGATTTTTATAATGACTGGTACACGCCTAACAATGCTGTTCTTACAATCGCAGGAGATTTTGATAAAGATCAAGCTTTAAAATGGGTAGAAAAGTATTTTGGCGAAATTAAAAGAGGTAAAGAAGTAGAAAAAACTAAAGTTGCACCCGTACAACTCGTTAGCAACAAGAATCTTTACTACGAAGATAATTTTGCGCAAACGCCTCGTCTAGGAATGACCTGGCCTACAGTTCCTAATTACCACAAAGATTCTTATGCACTAAAAGTGTTAGGGACTTATTTATCTAACGGTAAAAAAGCGCCTTTGAATGAAGTAGTTGTTGAAGGGGATCAAGTGGCAGACCAAGCTTATGCCTATAATTATACATCAGAGCTTGCTGGCCAATTTAGTGTTGTTGCAAGAGCATATGATGGCGTTGATCTCGACAGTGTTTTGACCAGCGTAACTAAAGCAATGGCCCTATTTGAAAAAAATGGTATATCACAAAATGATTTGGACCGTATTAAAACTGGGGAAGAAACTGATTTTTACCAAGGGCTCTCCAGTGTGTTAGGGAAAGGTTTTCAATTGACTCAATATCAAATTCTCGCTGGTGATGCAGGATTTTTAACTGAGGATGTGAAAAATATGCAAGCAGTTACAGTAGAAGATGTCAAAAATGTTTATAAAAAATATATCAAAGGACAGCACTATGTGATGACCAGCTTTGTACCTAAAGGCAGTACTGCTCTAGCGGTAAGAGGTGCTCAAATGGCTCAAGTAATAGAAGAGCAAATCGTAGAAGGTGCAGAAGAATCTTTTGATGCAAGCATCGCAGCCGAATATGAACCTACACCATCCAGTTTTGATAGAACAATAGAACCCGCATACGGCTCCACACCTACTCTAGCCATTCCTAAAGTATACCGAGAAAAATTAAGCTCAGGTATTAAAGTATTGGGAATTGAAGACAATGAAGTGCCTTTGGTACAATTACAATTGGAGATCAAAGGCGGTATGCTATTAGAAAGCACCGACAAAATAGGTGTATCTGGAATGCTAGCTGATTTAATGAATAAGGGAACAGTAACAAAAACACCTGCTGAATTAGAAGATGCCATCGACCAGTTAGGAGCCTCTATTAATGTAAGGTCAAGTAATCAAAGTATTTCTGTTAGTGCCAGTTCTTTATCTCGTAATTATGAGGAAGTGATGAAACTTGTAAATGAAGTATTGTTAGAACCTCGTTGGGATGAAGTTGAATTTGATTTGATCAAACAACAAACTTTGAGTCAGATCCAACAACAAAAAGCAAGTCCTAGAGCTATAGCTGGGAATCAATTTGATAAGCTTGTTTATGGAAAAGACCACATCTTAGCTCAAAATAATTTAGGAACTGCAGAAAGCGTTGAAAAGATTACTATTGAGGACCTCAAATCCTATTATAACAATTATATCACGCCACAGCTAACAAGTTTCAAAGTAGTGGGAGACATCACAAAAGGAGATGTGACTTCATCTCTTCAAACATTAAATGAAAAATGGGCTAAAAAGGATGTCCATATTCCTGAAATAGCTCCCATACAAACACCTGTTTCCTCTAAGGTTTATTTCTATGATGTTCCTAATGCCAAGCAATCCATATTGAGTTTTGGCCATTCAAGTATTCCATCGACCCATCAGGACTATTATAAAGTAGAGGTGTTGAATTATCGTCTAGGCGGTGGTGGCTTTGCTTCACAATTGACACAAGAATTGCGTGAGGGAAAAGGATATACTTACGGAATAAGATCCGAGTATAGCGGCTCTCCTATTGCCGGTGTATTTAATATAAGTAGTGGCGTACGCTCTAACGTAACCTATGAATCTACTGCTTTAGTAAAAGAAATTCTTTCTAATTATGGAGCTAACTTTACACAAGAAGATCTAGAAATTACTAAAAGCTATATGATCAAATCTAGCGCAAGAGCCTTTGAATCTCAAGGAGCTAAATTAAGAATGCTTTCTAACATTGAAGAAGATCAACTACCGGCAGAT is a window of Nonlabens sp. MB-3u-79 DNA encoding:
- a CDS encoding ABC transporter ATP-binding protein, with translation MASTSGNAFNLGVFKRLLSFTRPYRLTYYFVALSAILIAIVAIGMPYLIKVAIDNHIITREFDGLNTIMGIEYGGFIGLMVLMIAVLVAEVLLQLSFIYYANWLGQQVIRDLRLKLFNHMMGFKMQYFDKSAVGKLVTRAVSDIETIASIFSQGLFVIISDLLKMVVVLIFMAYSSWTLTLIALIVMPFILYATRVFQKAMKVAFEEVRSQVSNLNSFVQERVTGMKIVQIFNREKVEYEQFKEINNKHRVAWVKTVWYNSIFFPIAEMASSITIGLIVYIGVVMNIGAEVKMIEIGTIVMFIDLSQKLFRPLRQIADKFNTLQMGMVAANRVFGILDTTSQIEDNGELIASDLQGNIEFKNVDFGYVENELVLKNLSFNVAAGETVAIVGATGAGKSTIINLLSRFYEINSGEILIDSASAKAYQLASLRSQIAVVLQDVFLFADTVLNNITLQNPEITEEDVIQAAKKIGVHKFIMTLPNGYQYNVKERGVMLSSGQRQLIAFLRAYVSNPSVLILDEATSSVDSYSEQLIQDATDIITEGRTSIVIAHRLATIKKADKIIVLDAGEIVEMGTHNELLEKENGYYKNLYEVQFLKQEVA
- the truA gene encoding tRNA pseudouridine(38-40) synthase TruA: MQEKSRYFIELAYDGTAYHGWQRQPQSISVQEVLEDGLQKMLREKIVVQGAGRTDAGVHAACMIAHFDVAGEIDLKHLVYRLNRWIPKDIAVYNIKPVTENAHARFHAYKRSYEYHFLLRPDPFQVRQAYVLFRKPDFELMQQAAAILPQYKDFECFSRTNTDVKTFICDLTEAHFEFQEHKVIFHITANRFLRNMVRAIVGTLLDIGYGKKTVEDMHKIIESKDRGQAGASAPAEGLFLTQIHYPKELFL
- a CDS encoding metallophosphoesterase family protein; translation: MKILLLSDTHSHLDDFIIKYVNQADEVWHAGDIGDLKVTDQIAALKPLRAVYGNIDDDQARMQFPLNNRFNCEGMDIWITHIGGYPGRYNQRVRSEIYSNPPDLFICGHSHILKVINDKKINCLHMNPGAIGMHGFHKKRTMLRFEINDGKISDLEVVEKDR
- a CDS encoding DUF4293 domain-containing protein; translated protein: MIQRIQTFYLLLAALVSGVLIWVVEYFLNGEGNEFVGMDESLYFGIFMGSALMSVIAVFLFRNRQLQTVVNRLNLLLNLFILGVYVYQSLMMSGETAVSEKGIGMFIPILSIVLIVLANKAIRKDEQLVKSADRLR
- the rho gene encoding transcription termination factor Rho: MFQIADLKSKKLPELQDIAKGLNVPKFKQLRKLDLVYKILDLQASNPEVVKNLDPEVTTPVAITAPETSDNKTNIPPTSDVLKKEPQKREPKPSNEKAPRSESSGTDETSKDKNDRKPREPRPRKETNKPNPRRPRNEKNDTTDNKNESNESEDSKNGNRKDNRNDNNSDKNDSRTSSSSRQKNPRSNSNTNQSNVPKGNKDTRNRYRDPDFEFDGIIESEGVLDMMPDGYGFLRSSDYNYLASPDDIYVSQSQIRLFGLKTGDTVLGMVRPPKEGEKYFPLIKISQINGLDPKVIRDRVAFEHLTPLFPDEKFNLADRRASISTRVMDLFAPIGKGQRGMIVAQPKTGKTMLLKDIANAIAANNPEVYQLILLIDERPEEVTDMQRNVDGEVIASTFDKEAHDHVKVANIVLEKAKRMVECGHDVVILLDSITRLARAYNTVQPASGKVLSGGVDANALHKPKRFFGAARNIEGGGSLSIIATALTETGSKMDEVIFEEFKGTGNMELQLDRNISNRRVFPAIDLTSSSTRRDDLLLDEKTMKHMWILRKYLADMNPVEAMEFISQKMKKTRNNEEFLATMNE
- a CDS encoding ferritin-like domain-containing protein; this translates as MTTVKTKKYLNALLEKTYDAQRGYSNAAEVTNHVQLKRWLAQQGVRRTEFAAVLTGEMKRINKTPELDGSFTGDMHRGWMNIKVALSLHKDESILEECLTGEKYAFQEYGKVLENKDELPPSVVSILQSQKDEIQSTVNEIMSLEDVAHKQHL
- a CDS encoding M16 family metallopeptidase, which translates into the protein MNLVKFLASAVVVIAFISCNNDSQETQTGKNSFTTEISIPFEKHTLDNGLTVLFHEDKSDPVVAVALTAHVGSAREKEGKTGFAHLFEHLLFLESENLGKGGLDAMSARIGGAGANGSTSRDVTNYYQTVPKDALEKMIWAEADKLGYFINTVTDPVLAKEKQVVKNEKRQSVDNNAYGHESYVVGKNLYPEGHPYNWQVIGSLDDLQNASLQDVKDFYNDWYTPNNAVLTIAGDFDKDQALKWVEKYFGEIKRGKEVEKTKVAPVQLVSNKNLYYEDNFAQTPRLGMTWPTVPNYHKDSYALKVLGTYLSNGKKAPLNEVVVEGDQVADQAYAYNYTSELAGQFSVVARAYDGVDLDSVLTSVTKAMALFEKNGISQNDLDRIKTGEETDFYQGLSSVLGKGFQLTQYQILAGDAGFLTEDVKNMQAVTVEDVKNVYKKYIKGQHYVMTSFVPKGSTALAVRGAQMAQVIEEQIVEGAEESFDASIAAEYEPTPSSFDRTIEPAYGSTPTLAIPKVYREKLSSGIKVLGIEDNEVPLVQLQLEIKGGMLLESTDKIGVSGMLADLMNKGTVTKTPAELEDAIDQLGASINVRSSNQSISVSASSLSRNYEEVMKLVNEVLLEPRWDEVEFDLIKQQTLSQIQQQKASPRAIAGNQFDKLVYGKDHILAQNNLGTAESVEKITIEDLKSYYNNYITPQLTSFKVVGDITKGDVTSSLQTLNEKWAKKDVHIPEIAPIQTPVSSKVYFYDVPNAKQSILSFGHSSIPSTHQDYYKVEVLNYRLGGGGFASQLTQELREGKGYTYGIRSEYSGSPIAGVFNISSGVRSNVTYESTALVKEILSNYGANFTQEDLEITKSYMIKSSARAFESQGAKLRMLSNIEEDQLPADYALRRQEVVKTLNLEDIKNLAQEYIHPEQMIYLIVGDKATQFDKLEKLGFGKPILLN